A genomic window from Candidatus Bathyarchaeota archaeon includes:
- a CDS encoding iron chelate uptake ABC transporter family permease subunit, which translates to MDISLPDVYTVLIKNMPFIGDFVQSDVSAIQTEVVLKIRLPRVLVAAVVGVALAAAGTVLQGLLRNPMADPYVLGISAGASVGASLAIGFGFGSTFLGFLYAVPLLAFIGALTTIFVVYNIAKRSGGNSMLTLLLIGIAISSFLSAIVSLIKIISSDALQGIVYWIMGSLQLAGWNHLYIASPFIFGGIIIIFFYAKDLNIISLGENQAQHLGVDVDSLKTRLLICVSLITAAAVSVSGIIGFIGLIIPHMTRLLVGPDHRILIPTSALLGAIVLIICDTLARTLMSPAEIPVGIITSVLGSPFFVYLLIKRKKTVGSWH; encoded by the coding sequence ATGGACATTTCATTACCTGATGTCTATACCGTTTTGATCAAAAATATGCCCTTTATTGGAGATTTTGTACAAAGTGACGTATCAGCAATTCAAACTGAAGTTGTCCTAAAAATCAGGTTGCCCCGAGTTTTAGTCGCTGCAGTTGTTGGAGTTGCTCTTGCCGCGGCGGGAACTGTTCTTCAAGGATTACTCAGAAACCCCATGGCTGACCCATACGTTCTGGGAATTTCTGCAGGAGCAAGCGTTGGAGCCTCATTGGCTATAGGATTTGGATTTGGGTCCACCTTTCTAGGGTTTTTGTATGCTGTACCTTTATTGGCGTTTATTGGTGCTCTTACAACAATCTTTGTAGTATATAACATCGCAAAACGCAGCGGTGGAAACTCAATGCTGACTTTGTTATTGATAGGAATTGCAATAAGCAGTTTCTTGTCAGCTATTGTTTCATTGATCAAAATAATCAGTTCTGATGCTTTACAAGGAATCGTTTACTGGATTATGGGCAGCCTTCAATTGGCTGGATGGAACCACCTGTATATTGCATCCCCGTTTATTTTTGGGGGCATAATTATAATCTTTTTTTACGCAAAAGACTTGAACATAATTTCTCTTGGAGAAAATCAAGCCCAACATCTTGGAGTAGATGTTGACAGCCTTAAGACAAGACTATTAATCTGTGTTTCTTTGATTACTGCCGCAGCAGTTTCAGTAAGTGGCATAATTGGCTTTATTGGTTTGATAATTCCTCACATGACACGACTACTTGTTGGACCCGACCACAGAATTTTGATACCAACCTCTGCTTTGCTTGGGGCAATTGTTCTAATTATCTGTGACACCTTAGCCCGAACATTGATGAGCCCCGCCGAAATTCCAGTTGGAATAATAACATCCGTTCTGGGTTCTCCTTTCTTTGTTTATCTGCTAATTAAACGAAAGAAAACTGTTGGCAGCTGGCACTAA
- a CDS encoding MFS transporter, whose translation MDKTILLLMVSDVFLLTGFGLMQPILSIFIKDNLVDGTVFAAGIAVMLFMLTKSLVQLPLSKIVDKRKRGFRIKLVIAGTFVVSLVPFIYIFATQVIYIYLAQIIYGLGSGLAFPSWMGLWSKNSAIYRKSYDWSIYSTATGIGTAIAAVVGATIAELLGFSYTFILVGVLAIFACFSLLGLELKTP comes from the coding sequence ATGGACAAAACCATTTTGCTGCTGATGGTATCGGACGTTTTCTTGTTAACTGGTTTTGGATTAATGCAACCAATTTTATCGATTTTCATTAAAGACAATCTGGTTGACGGAACAGTTTTCGCAGCAGGGATTGCAGTCATGCTGTTTATGTTAACCAAGAGTTTAGTACAATTACCCCTTTCAAAAATTGTTGATAAACGCAAACGAGGCTTTAGAATCAAACTTGTGATAGCTGGAACCTTTGTGGTTTCATTAGTTCCGTTTATTTACATTTTTGCGACCCAAGTAATTTACATTTATTTAGCCCAAATAATCTACGGCCTAGGAAGCGGATTAGCATTTCCATCTTGGATGGGACTTTGGAGCAAAAACTCTGCAATTTACCGAAAAAGTTACGACTGGAGCATATACTCCACAGCAACAGGAATCGGAACCGCAATCGCCGCAGTGGTCGGTGCCACCATAGCAGAACTATTAGGATTTTCTTACACATTCATACTCGTCGGAGTGCTAGCCATATTCGCATGTTTTTCTTTATTAGGACTCGAACTAAAAACACCTTAA
- a CDS encoding tyrosine-type recombinase/integrase, with amino-acid sequence MCIFIIDVFQGFFSLKQLKSSLFQRLNCKLRIFSDFERRTVSITPEKLSNPRVLAISNELIIMLNRLPKISDNAFNGSLRHFARSFRRQRKKIAYKLQNQRINSITFHTLRHWKATMEYHKKPDLLRVKQILGHRSILSTMLYTQLVDFKQNDFIVKVAINTDEACELVKVGFQYVTGDYNDGGKIFSKPK; translated from the coding sequence CTGTGTATTTTCATCATAGATGTTTTTCAAGGGTTTTTTTCGCTAAAACAGCTTAAATCTTCCTTATTTCAGAGATTAAACTGTAAATTACGCATATTTTCTGACTTTGAAAGAAGAACAGTATCTATAACTCCAGAAAAATTAAGCAACCCACGAGTTCTAGCAATCTCAAACGAATTAATAATTATGCTGAATAGATTGCCTAAAATTTCTGACAATGCATTCAATGGATCACTTAGACATTTCGCACGAAGCTTTAGAAGACAAAGAAAAAAAATCGCCTATAAACTTCAGAATCAGCGGATAAACAGCATAACATTTCATACCCTACGTCATTGGAAAGCAACAATGGAATACCACAAAAAACCGGACCTACTTCGAGTAAAACAAATTCTAGGACACCGAAGCATACTCTCTACGATGCTATACACGCAACTAGTCGATTTCAAACAAAATGACTTCATCGTCAAAGTTGCAATAAACACAGATGAAGCATGCGAATTAGTGAAAGTCGGATTTCAATATGTTACAGGAGATTATAACGATGGCGGAAAAATATTCAGTAAGCCAAAATAA
- the carB gene encoding carbamoyl-phosphate synthase large subunit, whose translation MPVRDDIKKVMIIGSGPIVIGQACEFDYSGTQACKALKSLGYQIVLVNSNPATIMTDPDMADATYIEPLNLETMIKIIKKERPDALLPNLGGQTGLNLSSSLSRCGVLEKYDIKVIGVDPEAIRRGEDRLAFKETMKELGIATPRSKIAYSVKDAELVATELGYPVIVRPAFTMGGTGGGLVYNVEELRIIASRGIAASMVGQVLIEESVEGWEELELEIIRDAKNQIITVCFIENVDAMGVHTGDSFCTAPMLTISESLQKRLQEYSYKVVEKLGIIGGTNIQFAHNPKTGRIVIIEINPRTSRSSALASKATGFPIALISAKLAAGVTLDELPYWREGTLEKYTPSGDYVVVKFPRWAFEKFRDAEDRLGTQMRAVGEVMSIGKNYKEAFQKAIRSLEIGRSGLGFANDFNEKSLEELMKMLSYATSERQFIMYEALRKGADVQELYRKTFIKPWFIQQMKELVEQEDKIISYKGKKLPSDLLIQAKKDGFADKYIAKLLAVDEAEVRKQRVELGLLEAWDFVPVSGTENARYYYSTYNAPDNNIVSQRPKVMVLGGGPNRIGQGIEFDYCCVHAAFALRDMGYETIMVNCNPETVSTDYDTSDKLYFEPLTVEDVLSIYQKEKPIGVIVQFGGQTPLNIADELEKFGVKILGTSVNSIDIASDRGRFSQMMQKYGIRMPESGTAMNLKEALVVAKRIGYPLILRPSYVLGGRGMEIVHDEDELKLYVAAAVDVTPDRKILIDRFLENAIEVEADAISDGSDVFIPEIMEHIEYAGVHSGDAACAIPSVSISRKHINTIEEYTRRIASELQVTGVINIQYAICKDIVYVLEANPRASRTVPLVSKVCNIPMASLATLLMMGKKIKDLNLQKRLISHIGVKEAVFPFNMFPEVDPVLGPEMKSTGEVLGIAKSFGLAYWKAQEAVNPLPTTGTVLITIAERHRSALVKDVAKQFIKAGFKLKATKGTQAFLASYGIVSESILKEHEGRPNITDAIKNKEIQLVINTPSGKLSEHDDSYIRKAAIKYKVPYITTLTAAIAAAKGITAYCLGKSVVKSIQQYHAASIQ comes from the coding sequence ATGCCCGTACGTGATGATATTAAAAAAGTTATGATTATCGGTTCCGGACCAATTGTTATTGGGCAAGCTTGTGAGTTCGATTATTCTGGCACTCAAGCATGTAAAGCCTTGAAATCTTTAGGTTACCAGATTGTGTTAGTTAACTCAAATCCGGCAACAATTATGACTGACCCCGACATGGCAGATGCCACGTATATTGAGCCCCTTAATCTTGAGACAATGATTAAAATCATCAAGAAAGAACGACCGGATGCCCTACTACCAAATTTAGGTGGACAAACCGGACTTAACCTCAGTTCAAGTCTGTCACGTTGTGGAGTCCTAGAAAAATATGATATAAAGGTAATCGGCGTAGACCCGGAAGCTATACGTCGCGGCGAAGACCGTTTGGCTTTCAAAGAAACAATGAAAGAACTGGGTATCGCTACTCCTCGGAGTAAAATTGCTTACAGCGTTAAGGATGCCGAATTAGTTGCTACCGAGCTTGGCTATCCAGTCATTGTCCGACCAGCCTTTACGATGGGGGGTACCGGCGGAGGTCTGGTATACAATGTCGAAGAGTTAAGGATAATTGCAAGCCGCGGTATCGCTGCCAGTATGGTTGGTCAGGTGTTAATTGAAGAATCGGTAGAAGGCTGGGAGGAACTAGAACTAGAAATCATCCGAGATGCAAAAAACCAGATTATTACCGTTTGTTTTATTGAAAATGTAGATGCCATGGGCGTTCACACTGGCGATTCTTTCTGTACTGCCCCCATGCTTACGATTAGTGAATCCCTTCAAAAACGCCTACAGGAGTATTCTTACAAGGTAGTAGAAAAGCTAGGAATTATCGGCGGTACAAATATACAATTTGCACACAACCCCAAAACAGGAAGGATAGTAATAATTGAAATCAATCCGCGCACTTCACGTTCTTCTGCATTGGCTTCGAAAGCCACCGGTTTCCCCATTGCCTTAATCTCAGCTAAATTAGCCGCCGGCGTGACTCTAGACGAGTTACCATACTGGCGAGAAGGTACTCTGGAAAAATATACTCCTTCCGGAGATTACGTAGTGGTTAAGTTTCCCCGTTGGGCTTTTGAGAAATTCCGTGACGCAGAGGACCGGCTTGGTACCCAAATGCGCGCTGTCGGGGAGGTTATGAGTATCGGTAAAAATTATAAAGAAGCTTTCCAGAAGGCTATCAGGTCTCTAGAGATAGGACGGTCCGGGCTGGGATTTGCTAACGACTTCAATGAAAAATCACTTGAAGAATTAATGAAAATGCTTAGCTACGCTACCAGCGAAAGGCAATTTATTATGTATGAAGCTCTGCGTAAAGGTGCAGATGTTCAGGAGCTTTATCGGAAAACTTTTATTAAGCCTTGGTTCATCCAGCAAATGAAAGAATTAGTAGAACAAGAAGATAAAATCATTAGTTATAAAGGCAAAAAACTACCAAGTGATTTACTTATTCAGGCAAAGAAAGATGGATTTGCTGATAAATATATAGCCAAATTACTAGCCGTAGATGAGGCGGAGGTACGCAAACAACGTGTTGAGTTAGGACTCTTGGAAGCATGGGACTTTGTTCCAGTCAGCGGCACAGAAAATGCTAGGTATTACTATTCGACGTATAATGCACCGGATAATAACATAGTTAGCCAGCGACCGAAGGTGATGGTTTTAGGTGGAGGGCCTAACCGTATTGGTCAGGGTATCGAATTTGATTACTGCTGTGTCCACGCCGCTTTTGCTCTGCGCGATATGGGTTACGAGACTATCATGGTAAACTGCAATCCTGAGACGGTGTCTACTGACTACGATACTTCAGATAAACTGTATTTTGAGCCGCTGACCGTTGAGGACGTCTTGAGTATTTACCAAAAAGAAAAACCCATTGGAGTCATCGTCCAATTTGGCGGACAAACTCCACTCAATATTGCCGATGAACTGGAGAAATTTGGTGTGAAAATTCTGGGTACATCGGTTAACTCGATTGATATCGCCTCTGATCGCGGTCGTTTCAGTCAAATGATGCAAAAATACGGCATTCGAATGCCAGAGTCAGGTACCGCCATGAATCTTAAAGAGGCATTGGTTGTGGCGAAACGTATAGGCTACCCGCTTATCTTACGACCTTCTTATGTGCTCGGTGGTCGCGGCATGGAAATAGTGCACGATGAAGATGAGTTGAAATTATATGTGGCGGCAGCTGTCGACGTCACGCCAGACCGTAAAATCCTCATCGACCGCTTCCTAGAGAACGCTATCGAGGTCGAAGCTGATGCCATATCTGATGGAAGTGACGTCTTCATTCCGGAAATCATGGAACATATCGAATATGCAGGGGTTCATTCTGGAGATGCAGCTTGTGCAATTCCATCGGTCAGCATAAGTAGAAAGCATATAAACACTATTGAAGAATATACGCGACGTATCGCTAGCGAGCTTCAAGTAACCGGCGTAATTAACATCCAATATGCTATCTGTAAGGATATAGTCTATGTTCTTGAGGCAAACCCACGTGCCTCCAGAACCGTTCCGTTGGTATCCAAAGTGTGCAACATACCTATGGCAAGTTTAGCCACACTCTTGATGATGGGAAAGAAAATAAAAGATTTGAACCTGCAAAAGCGTTTAATTTCACATATTGGAGTTAAAGAAGCCGTATTTCCTTTCAATATGTTTCCGGAAGTCGACCCTGTTCTTGGACCAGAAATGAAATCTACAGGTGAAGTGCTCGGTATCGCTAAATCATTCGGGTTGGCTTATTGGAAAGCTCAAGAGGCAGTAAATCCGTTGCCAACCACAGGAACAGTATTGATAACGATCGCTGAGCGTCATCGTTCCGCTTTAGTCAAAGATGTAGCCAAACAATTCATTAAAGCGGGCTTTAAATTAAAGGCTACTAAAGGTACACAAGCTTTTTTGGCTAGCTATGGTATCGTTTCTGAATCTATACTCAAGGAACATGAAGGACGACCTAATATAACTGATGCTATTAAAAATAAAGAGATACAACTGGTGATAAATACTCCTTCAGGTAAACTGAGCGAGCATGATGATTCGTATATACGTAAAGCGGCAATTAAATATAAAGTGCCATACATCACGACATTGACAGCTGCTATCGCCGCAGCTAAGGGCATTACCGCTTATTGTTTGGGAAAATCAGTTGTTAAATCTATTCAGCAATACCATGCCGCGTCCATACAGTAA
- a CDS encoding ABC transporter substrate-binding protein, translating into MNTKTIIIIIAAIAVVSVGALGYVYLGSPSESNELEYPITITDGAGNTVTFAEYPERIVSIAPSCTEILFSIGLEDKIVGVPIYDNYSPEIQSAIASGKIATVGDFQTISVESVVALDPDLILSKGGFQLSTANRFIELDKTVVIVIHSGFTGYLDDISLIGQITGNEQEAAAVVAGIQADAQLIEDKVSDLEKPTVYVEYGSMNSFGGNSVVNELITLAGGVNVFADYNGQYLSTSTEEILNVNPDIIIISEGVMSSYYSCTPEEIKNRESWNLLNAVINDAVYEVDENLITVAGPNIVDGIQQLAEIFHPEAFAES; encoded by the coding sequence ATGAATACGAAAACTATAATCATTATAATTGCTGCTATCGCAGTTGTATCTGTGGGAGCATTAGGTTATGTTTACCTTGGTTCTCCATCTGAATCTAATGAACTAGAATATCCAATAACAATAACCGACGGTGCAGGAAATACTGTCACTTTTGCGGAGTATCCTGAAAGAATAGTTTCCATTGCACCTAGTTGCACTGAAATTTTGTTTTCTATCGGATTAGAAGACAAAATTGTTGGAGTTCCAATTTACGATAATTATTCGCCAGAAATTCAAAGTGCAATTGCCTCTGGCAAAATAGCGACAGTTGGGGACTTCCAAACAATCAGTGTAGAAAGTGTAGTGGCGTTAGACCCTGATTTGATTCTTTCTAAGGGAGGTTTCCAGCTTTCTACTGCTAACCGGTTTATTGAACTGGACAAAACCGTTGTAATTGTAATCCATTCCGGATTTACTGGGTACCTTGATGATATTTCCTTAATTGGGCAAATAACTGGAAACGAACAAGAAGCTGCTGCAGTTGTTGCAGGCATCCAAGCAGATGCCCAGTTAATTGAAGATAAAGTCAGTGACCTAGAAAAGCCAACAGTTTACGTTGAGTACGGGTCCATGAACAGTTTTGGTGGAAACTCTGTAGTTAATGAATTAATTACCCTTGCTGGAGGAGTCAACGTGTTTGCTGATTATAATGGTCAATACTTGTCAACATCTACTGAAGAAATTCTAAACGTTAACCCTGACATTATCATAATTTCTGAAGGAGTCATGTCAAGCTATTACAGCTGTACACCTGAAGAAATTAAAAACCGAGAAAGCTGGAACCTGTTAAATGCAGTTATTAACGATGCTGTTTATGAAGTCGATGAAAACTTGATTACTGTTGCTGGACCAAACATTGTCGATGGAATACAGCAATTAGCTGAAATATTCCATCCTGAAGCATTCGCGGAAAGCTAA
- a CDS encoding carboxymuconolactone decarboxylase family protein, with translation MSKNPVDSYREFDPEIIRTYENIQGLAFSEGKLSQKIKILIAMAIDAENGATQGAIVLGQKAIKLGATKQEIIETLRIAYLIGGTKALFTNATVLQTLLK, from the coding sequence ATGTCCAAAAACCCAGTTGATTCATATCGAGAATTTGACCCAGAAATCATCAGAACCTATGAGAATATACAAGGTTTAGCATTTTCTGAAGGAAAACTGTCCCAGAAAATTAAGATATTAATAGCAATGGCCATAGACGCAGAAAACGGAGCAACACAAGGCGCCATTGTCCTAGGCCAAAAAGCAATCAAGCTAGGAGCCACAAAACAAGAAATAATCGAAACCCTACGAATAGCCTACCTCATCGGAGGAACCAAAGCACTCTTCACCAACGCAACAGTACTACAAACGCTCTTAAAATAA
- a CDS encoding site-specific integrase, with amino-acid sequence MALNTPSSLLSKCQIGVSQPKAAKNLVKVESQIKNRAAGATKLIDAELKGKIVEYTWNLKRNGYAESTITTYSYLLKWFVKRNADLNKPDSIKDVIAMQRGWSQGRKRNAVKAYDLYTKINGIQWTKPKYKPVDKLPFIPTEQEIDSLIGGCCKQMSAFLQILKETGARRGEAFQLKWEDIDFVSNRLRITPLKGSRARIFKMSDKLLRMLHNLPKNRQQIWNYKNLFYLDKGFRRMRKRTAHKLGNPRLRMIHFHTLRHWKATIEYARTKDLLHVQKLLGHHDIKNTMRYVQLVDTSEEERFISKVAMNVKEAAELIELGFEYVTGEYDDGGKLFKKKKLSYLGSWSTPKGSWSSMD; translated from the coding sequence ATGGCATTAAATACGCCTTCTAGCCTACTTTCTAAGTGCCAAATCGGCGTCAGCCAGCCAAAGGCGGCGAAAAATTTGGTCAAAGTGGAATCCCAAATAAAAAACCGGGCTGCGGGGGCCACAAAGCTAATTGATGCTGAACTTAAAGGAAAAATAGTTGAATACACTTGGAACCTGAAACGCAACGGCTATGCTGAATCGACAATAACAACTTACTCTTATCTGCTAAAATGGTTCGTGAAAAGAAATGCTGACCTAAACAAGCCTGACTCTATCAAAGACGTAATAGCCATGCAAAGAGGATGGAGCCAGGGACGAAAAAGAAACGCAGTAAAAGCATACGACCTTTACACAAAAATCAATGGCATACAATGGACGAAACCAAAATACAAACCTGTAGATAAACTGCCGTTCATCCCAACTGAACAAGAAATAGATTCACTAATCGGCGGTTGCTGCAAACAGATGAGCGCCTTTCTTCAAATTCTAAAAGAAACCGGAGCACGCCGCGGAGAAGCATTCCAACTAAAATGGGAAGACATCGACTTCGTAAGCAACAGATTAAGAATAACTCCATTGAAAGGAAGCAGAGCACGAATCTTCAAGATGTCAGACAAACTCCTCAGAATGTTACATAACCTTCCCAAAAACAGGCAACAGATATGGAATTACAAGAACCTCTTCTACTTGGACAAGGGCTTTAGGCGAATGCGAAAAAGAACTGCTCACAAACTCGGAAATCCAAGGTTACGGATGATCCATTTCCATACTCTTCGTCACTGGAAAGCAACCATCGAATACGCAAGAACCAAAGACCTATTGCACGTCCAAAAACTGCTTGGTCACCACGACATCAAGAACACCATGAGATACGTCCAGCTAGTTGATACATCAGAAGAAGAAAGATTCATCAGTAAGGTTGCAATGAACGTAAAGGAAGCTGCAGAACTAATAGAACTCGGCTTTGAATACGTCACCGGGGAGTACGACGACGGCGGCAAACTCTTCAAAAAGAAGAAATTGTCGTATTTAGGGTCGTGGTCCACCCCAAAGGGGTCGTGGTCTAGCATGGACTAA
- a CDS encoding prenyltransferase — protein sequence MNSLIVLRVIRVHIVAGGVLAFSLGALLAILTGGIVNLLHLALGYSVVFLGDLSTHFSNDYFDVELDRHQKNQKLFSNKKILVNHPNLSPLAKKISLILLMLSNVLAGIMVLFFGAPTELFIITFLANLLGWAYSAPPMRLSAKSLGELAIALATGFIIPSIGYLSVKGQLDLLFVFLSIPFMMYGFFLSLNLEIPDIKNDQKGQKTTFAVRIGPKNSFYVLTAITSLVTLTFFVLMEQLFTNVINLKVIFFLSLIPLTTTVLGFLATFKNKSVNQFCSLNIIALFLFIISLNAYFFLLLT from the coding sequence ATGAATTCCCTCATTGTCTTACGCGTAATTCGTGTTCACATCGTGGCTGGTGGAGTTTTAGCCTTTTCCCTTGGAGCCTTATTGGCAATTTTAACTGGCGGAATCGTAAATCTTTTACACCTTGCCTTGGGTTACAGTGTGGTTTTCTTAGGCGATTTGTCCACTCATTTTAGCAATGACTATTTCGATGTTGAATTGGACCGGCACCAGAAAAACCAAAAACTGTTTTCGAACAAAAAAATCTTGGTAAACCATCCAAACCTTTCTCCATTGGCAAAGAAAATCTCATTGATCCTGCTGATGTTGTCAAATGTTTTGGCTGGGATAATGGTTCTCTTTTTTGGAGCCCCCACAGAATTGTTCATCATTACATTTTTAGCAAATCTCTTGGGATGGGCATACTCCGCTCCTCCAATGCGATTAAGTGCAAAAAGTCTAGGAGAACTAGCTATTGCCTTGGCTACGGGATTCATAATCCCCAGTATCGGTTACCTGTCCGTGAAAGGTCAACTTGATTTGCTTTTTGTTTTTCTTTCAATCCCGTTTATGATGTATGGTTTCTTTCTTAGTCTTAATCTTGAAATCCCGGACATAAAAAACGACCAAAAAGGTCAAAAAACTACATTTGCAGTTCGAATAGGTCCAAAAAACAGTTTCTATGTGCTTACAGCAATCACTTCCCTTGTAACATTAACCTTTTTTGTTCTCATGGAACAACTTTTTACCAATGTTATTAACTTGAAAGTCATCTTTTTTCTTTCTTTGATACCCTTAACAACAACAGTTCTTGGATTTCTTGCAACTTTCAAGAACAAAAGCGTTAACCAGTTTTGTTCATTGAATATTATCGCACTTTTTCTGTTTATAATCTCATTAAACGCATACTTTTTTCTGCTCTTAACATAA
- a CDS encoding class I SAM-dependent methyltransferase, giving the protein MLEEGLSNRVCTQNCSILDVDFPDETFDIIWAEGSLHIVGFEKSLNQLRHLLRKGGFIVAHDGIKNVSTALISTSDLGYSLVDHFILPDDEWGINYFEPLERLIKKWKKNPENSESIKKYQNQVNMFRKKPEENISGFYIFQKNNC; this is encoded by the coding sequence ATCCTAGAAGAAGGACTTTCGAACCGTGTTTGTACCCAAAATTGTTCGATACTGGATGTTGATTTTCCAGATGAAACCTTTGACATAATCTGGGCTGAAGGCTCGTTACATATAGTTGGTTTCGAGAAAAGCCTCAATCAGTTAAGACATTTACTACGAAAAGGAGGTTTCATAGTCGCTCATGATGGAATAAAAAACGTGTCAACTGCTCTTATCAGCACGTCAGATTTGGGCTATAGCCTGGTTGATCATTTTATTTTACCTGATGACGAGTGGGGGATAAATTATTTTGAGCCTTTGGAACGGTTAATAAAAAAGTGGAAGAAAAACCCCGAAAACAGTGAAAGCATTAAAAAATACCAAAACCAAGTCAACATGTTTAGAAAAAAACCAGAGGAAAATATTTCAGGATTTTATATTTTCCAAAAAAACAACTGCTAA
- a CDS encoding UbiA family prenyltransferase, translating to MKAQLKAYFDLTRVHFFFVWPTLFCAGVFLGFQLNAIFSWSLILRAIFIGLAGFEAGLVLNDIIDRDIDKKEVETNKLTKYWRVFGQRPLSQGLLSYKQGLIVFFGLVAVTTVLIFTFPFPTSLYLVTIMLVCYGLEIFYQIKKRNQSFPFAQLIGRIDFTMFPVAGYIAVAGFDFNALLFGLFFYPLAQAHLGVNDMADVTNDKVKNMKTIPLLYEMKGTIYWILLFSALHIGAAIVFVSILGTIALIGFSISFVLLTLANYKILKGKTADSAMKALPLFHVSMLIYAISIIAGYFI from the coding sequence ATGAAAGCACAACTCAAAGCGTACTTTGATTTAACCAGAGTGCATTTCTTTTTTGTTTGGCCCACACTTTTCTGTGCAGGAGTATTCCTTGGGTTTCAACTAAACGCCATTTTTTCGTGGTCTCTTATACTCAGAGCCATCTTTATTGGTTTAGCAGGATTTGAAGCAGGCTTAGTCTTGAATGATATCATAGATCGGGATATAGACAAAAAAGAAGTTGAAACAAATAAATTAACAAAATATTGGAGAGTTTTTGGTCAAAGACCCCTATCCCAAGGTCTGCTTTCTTACAAGCAAGGATTGATTGTGTTTTTTGGACTAGTTGCAGTTACGACTGTTTTGATTTTCACGTTTCCTTTTCCAACGTCCCTGTATCTTGTAACCATCATGCTAGTTTGTTATGGGCTGGAAATTTTTTATCAAATCAAAAAAAGAAACCAAAGCTTTCCTTTCGCTCAACTGATTGGGCGGATTGATTTCACAATGTTTCCTGTAGCAGGATACATCGCGGTTGCAGGTTTTGATTTCAATGCATTACTCTTTGGTTTGTTTTTTTATCCCTTAGCCCAAGCACATTTAGGAGTAAATGACATGGCAGATGTAACCAATGACAAAGTCAAAAACATGAAAACTATACCCTTGCTCTATGAAATGAAAGGCACCATTTACTGGATTTTACTGTTTAGTGCATTACATATTGGAGCCGCAATAGTTTTTGTTAGCATTCTAGGAACCATAGCATTAATCGGGTTTAGCATCAGTTTTGTACTCTTAACATTAGCTAACTACAAAATCTTGAAAGGAAAAACCGCAGACTCAGCAATGAAAGCATTGCCACTATTCCATGTAAGCATGCTGATTTACGCCATTTCAATCATTGCAGGATATTTCATATAG
- a CDS encoding class I SAM-dependent methyltransferase, producing MKYTRQAFQILPKINEPYILDIGCGSGIPTIELAKLSEGTIVNVDTDHKELEKLDKKS from the coding sequence TTGAAGTATACACGGCAAGCGTTTCAGATTCTTCCAAAAATTAATGAACCGTACATTCTTGATATTGGTTGCGGTTCAGGGATTCCAACAATTGAGTTAGCTAAACTAAGTGAGGGAACAATAGTCAACGTTGACACAGACCATAAAGAGCTGGAAAAGCTAGACAAAAAATCCTAG
- a CDS encoding transcriptional regulator: MDDNEKMVLETMKKAGKPVRPGDLAKMTGLDSKEVSKIIKSLKTQGEVISPKRCFYAPA, from the coding sequence ATGGACGACAACGAAAAAATGGTACTGGAAACCATGAAAAAAGCAGGAAAACCTGTCCGACCCGGCGATTTAGCAAAAATGACTGGATTAGACAGCAAAGAAGTTTCCAAAATCATAAAAAGCCTGAAAACTCAAGGTGAAGTAATTTCCCCCAAAAGATGTTTCTATGCCCCTGCTTAG